The following proteins come from a genomic window of Limnohabitans sp. 103DPR2:
- a CDS encoding GntR family transcriptional regulator yields MTSQVFSDDSAGFPDASAAAPAFSPLYQQIKGLILQSLQSGEWKPGEGIPSEMDLAARYRVSQGTVRKAIDELANGNLLVRRQGKGTFVATHAEQQVQYRFLKLLPDEGDPKSEGPAQRKIIDCKRLRANADIGRALALRTGDAVLQVRRVLSFAGAPTILEDLWLPGNPFKGLTAERLSEYDGPMYALFETEFGVRMVRAEERIKAVVPDAAQCKLLEIKSHTPLLSVERIAYTYNDTPMELRRGFYVTDTHHYHNELN; encoded by the coding sequence ATGACATCCCAAGTTTTTTCTGATGATTCCGCCGGTTTTCCAGACGCATCAGCAGCAGCGCCAGCCTTCAGCCCTCTGTACCAGCAAATCAAGGGGCTGATTCTCCAAAGCCTGCAATCGGGCGAATGGAAACCGGGCGAAGGAATACCCAGCGAAATGGACCTGGCGGCCCGCTACCGCGTCAGCCAAGGCACGGTTCGCAAAGCCATTGATGAATTGGCCAATGGAAATCTCTTGGTTCGCCGGCAAGGCAAAGGGACCTTTGTGGCCACCCACGCCGAGCAACAAGTCCAATACCGATTCCTCAAACTACTGCCCGATGAGGGAGATCCCAAAAGCGAAGGTCCAGCGCAACGCAAAATCATCGACTGCAAGCGCCTAAGAGCCAATGCCGACATTGGGCGTGCGCTGGCATTGCGCACCGGCGACGCCGTCTTGCAAGTCAGACGTGTACTTTCGTTCGCGGGCGCACCAACCATTTTGGAAGACTTGTGGTTGCCCGGCAATCCCTTCAAAGGCCTCACAGCAGAACGTCTCAGTGAGTATGACGGCCCCATGTATGCGCTGTTCGAGACCGAATTTGGTGTCCGCATGGTCCGCGCAGAAGAACGCATCAAAGCAGTGGTGCCGGATGCTGCGCAATGCAAGCTCCTCGAGATTAAATCTCACACACCCCTGTTAAGCGTGGAGCGCATCGCCTACACCTACAACGACACGCCGATGGAATTGCGTCGAGGCTTTTATGTCACCGACACCCATCATTACCATAACGAACTCAATTGA
- the sdhC gene encoding succinate dehydrogenase, cytochrome b556 subunit yields the protein MTETARQRPEFRNINAISDLPTYRLPAAGWVSILHRVSGALMFLLMPFIIWMFDNSITSEFSFAAFAAAFNVGIGFIPGWFMKLVALALIWAYLHHFIAGVRHLYMDTFHAVTKEFGKSSAVATLVLSLGLTVVLAAKLFGLY from the coding sequence ATGACCGAAACCGCCCGTCAAAGGCCTGAATTTCGCAACATCAACGCCATCAGCGATTTGCCTACCTATCGCCTTCCTGCGGCGGGTTGGGTGTCCATCCTGCACCGCGTCAGCGGCGCTTTGATGTTTTTGCTGATGCCCTTCATCATTTGGATGTTTGACAACTCAATCACATCTGAGTTTTCATTTGCCGCATTTGCGGCCGCTTTCAATGTCGGCATTGGTTTCATTCCAGGCTGGTTCATGAAATTGGTCGCTCTGGCCCTCATTTGGGCCTATTTGCACCACTTCATTGCGGGTGTTCGTCACCTCTACATGGACACTTTCCATGCGGTGACCAAAGAATTCGGCAAGTCTTCTGCCGTGGCCACGCTGGTCTTAAGCCTTGGCCTCACTGTCGTTCTCGCTGCCAAATTGTTTGGCCTTTACTAA
- the sdhD gene encoding succinate dehydrogenase, hydrophobic membrane anchor protein, whose protein sequence is MSVNYGSKRVTTGARYGLRDWLAQRITAALMASFTLVVLAQVIFTSGPIGYEEWSGIFSAQWMKFLTFVTILSLLYHAWVGIRDIWMDYIKPLGLRLFLHVASLAWLIGCAGWAVQALWRL, encoded by the coding sequence ATGTCAGTCAATTACGGTTCCAAACGCGTCACAACAGGCGCTCGCTACGGTCTGCGCGACTGGTTAGCCCAACGCATTACAGCAGCCCTGATGGCCTCTTTCACCTTGGTGGTGTTGGCGCAAGTTATTTTCACCAGTGGCCCCATTGGCTACGAAGAGTGGTCCGGCATTTTTTCAGCCCAATGGATGAAGTTTTTAACTTTTGTCACCATCCTCTCTTTGCTCTATCACGCATGGGTTGGCATTCGTGACATTTGGATGGACTACATCAAACCCTTGGGTTTGCGTCTTTTCTTGCACGTTGCTTCATTGGCTTGGCTCATCGGTTGCGCTGGCTGGGCTGTTCAGGCCTTGTGGCGTCTTTGA